One window from the genome of Salvia splendens isolate huo1 chromosome 9, SspV2, whole genome shotgun sequence encodes:
- the LOC121748030 gene encoding uncharacterized protein LOC121748030 codes for MSSHFMIWNAQGIANTTTQGTFKNMIDMYSILFAAVLEPQTDPQPSFFNRRFGLQFRCSNTNGKIWIFSHRDWQVEVIDDSEQVLHVRVSAAIFPFSIYLSVVYAKCSREGRYDLWNKLRDISLATDGAPWLVGGDFNIFLLEEERQGSTTDRHGEMMDFADAVADCQLLDPGFDGPPFTWTRSGLWERLDRVFLGEHWTTVHLDEEWAPIPFGWERYYDDPEMLQFHKRSTVHLISLPRDFNKFKSIHMYDIVVKNRNEFEVRDT; via the exons ATGTCTTCTCATTTCATGATTTGGAATGCCCAGGGGATTGCGAACACTACTACCCAGGGCACTTTCAAGAATATGATCGATATGTACAGTATTTTGTTTGCCGCGGTGCTTGAGCCCCAGACGGATCCCCAGCCTTCTTTCTTCAATAGGCGTTTTGGGTTGCAGTTTAGGTGTTCGAACACGAACGGTAAGATTTGGATTTTTTCTCACAGGGACTGGCAGGTCGAGGTCATTGATGACTCTGAGCAGGTCCTTCACGTCCGAGTTTCTGCTGCGATATTCCCTTTTTCAATCTATCTCTCCGTGGTGTACGCTAAGTGCTCAAGGGAGGGGAGATACGATCTGTGGAATAAGCTCAGGGACATCTCTCTAGCCACTGACGGGGCCCCCTGGCTTGttggtggtgacttcaacatcttcttgttggaggaagagagacagGGCAGCACGACAGACAGGCACGGAGAGATGATGGACTTTGCAGACGCCGTTGCAGACTGCCAGCTACTGGACCCAGGTTTCGATGGCCCGCCGTTCACTTGGACGAGGAGTGGGCTCTGGGAGAGATTGGACAGAGTCTTTCTTGGGGAGCACTGGACGACCGTTCACTTGGACGAGGAGTGGGCACCTATCCCCTttg GGTGGGAGAGGTACTATGATGATCCGGAGATGCTGCAGTTCCACAAGAGATCTACGGTGCACCTCATCTCCCTCCCCCGAGACTTCAACAAGTTCAAATCCATTCACATGTACGACATCGTTGTCAAGAATCGAAACGAGTTCGAAGTTAGAGACACGTGA
- the LOC121749514 gene encoding uncharacterized protein LOC121749514 isoform X1: protein MLASTAVSLGSLGSQLLNSPSHNPTKPFLLPLNKPLLKSPNSITSSSFLKSRTSVRTAVAAVDSSDAAVQRGQQAGGEGGSKSYHFVVANAKFMLDEEEHFQELMSERLRLYGERNMEQDFWLVIEPKFLDKFPNITKRLKRPAVALVSTNGPWITFMKLRLDRVLQDSFETDTLEEALASSRIDIEFEKPEKWTAPYAKYKYGWWEPFLPSKTLNV from the exons AT GTTAGCTTCCACTGCAGTAAGTCTTGGCTCACTTGGCAGCCAATTGCTCAATTCTCCCTCCCACAATCCAACAAAGCCTTTCCTACTTCCACTGAATAAGCCTTTACTAAAATCTCCCAACTCCATCACCAGCAGCAGTTTCTTGAAATCGAGAACTTCCGTCAGAACCGCCGTCGCCGCGGTTGATTCATCCGATGCCGCTGTACAG AGAGGGCAGCAGGCAGGGGGAGAAGGTGGGAGCAAGAGTTATCACTTTGTTGTAGCGAATGCGAAGTTTATGCTGGATGAGGAGGAGCATTTCCAAGAACTGATGTCGGAGCGCCTCCGGCTTTATGGGGAGAGGAACATGGAGCAGGATTTCTGGCTTGTGATTGAGCCTAAATTCTTGGACAAATTCCCTAATATTACTAAGAGGCTCAAGAGGCCTGCTGTTGCTCTTGTTTCCACCAATGGCCCTTGGATCAC GTTCATGAAGTTAAGACTAGACCGAGTTCTGCAAGATAGCTTTGAAACTGACACTCTTGAAGAAGCTCTGGCTTCCAGCCGCATTGATATCGAGTTTGAGAAGCCGGAGAAGTGGACAGCTCCTTATGCCAAGTACAAATATGGGTGGTGGGAGCCGTTCCTACCCTCCAAAACATTAAATGTATGA
- the LOC121749513 gene encoding uncharacterized protein LOC121749513 isoform X2: MLASTAVSLGSLGSQLLNSPSHNPTKPFLLPLNKPLLKSPNSITSSSFLKSRTSVRTAVAAVDSSDAAVQQAGGEGGSKSYHFVVANAKFMLDEEEHFQELMSERLRLYGERNMEQDFWLVIEPKFLDKFPNITKRLKRPAVALVSTNGPWITFMKLRLDRVLQDSFETHTLEEALASSRIDIEFEKPVKWTAPYAKYKYGWWEPFLPSKTSNV; the protein is encoded by the exons ATGTTAGCTTCCACTGCAGTAAGTCTTGGCTCACTTGGCAGCCAATTGCTCAATTCTCCCTCCCACAATCCAACAAAGCCTTTCCTACTTCCACTGAATAAGCCTTTACTAAAATCTCCCAACTCCATCACCAGCAGCAGTTTCTTGAAATCGAGAACTTCCGTCAGAACCGCCGTCGCCGCGGTTGATTCATCCGATGCCGCTGTACAG CAGGCAGGGGGAGAAGGTGGGAGCAAGAGTTATCACTTTGTTGTAGCGAATGCGAAGTTTATGCTGGATGAGGAGGAGCATTTCCAAGAGCTGATGTCGGAGCGCCTCCGGCTTTATGGGGAGAGGAACATGGAGCAGGATTTCTGGCTTGTGATTGAGCCTAAATTCTTGGACAAATTCCCTAATATTACTAAGAGGCTCAAGAGGCCTGCTGTTGCTCTTGTTTCCACCAATGGCCCTTGGATCAC GTTCATGAAGTTAAGACTAGACCGAGTTCTGCAAGATAGCTTTGAAACTCACACTCTTGAAGAAGCTCTGGCTTCCAGCCGCATTGATATCGAGTTTGAGAAGCCGGTGAAGTGGACAGCTCCTTATGCCAAGTACAAATATGGGTGGTGGGAGCCGTTCCTaccctccaaaacatcaaaTGTATGA
- the LOC121749513 gene encoding uncharacterized protein LOC121749513 isoform X1 — protein MLASTAVSLGSLGSQLLNSPSHNPTKPFLLPLNKPLLKSPNSITSSSFLKSRTSVRTAVAAVDSSDAAVQRGQQAGGEGGSKSYHFVVANAKFMLDEEEHFQELMSERLRLYGERNMEQDFWLVIEPKFLDKFPNITKRLKRPAVALVSTNGPWITFMKLRLDRVLQDSFETHTLEEALASSRIDIEFEKPVKWTAPYAKYKYGWWEPFLPSKTSNV, from the exons ATGTTAGCTTCCACTGCAGTAAGTCTTGGCTCACTTGGCAGCCAATTGCTCAATTCTCCCTCCCACAATCCAACAAAGCCTTTCCTACTTCCACTGAATAAGCCTTTACTAAAATCTCCCAACTCCATCACCAGCAGCAGTTTCTTGAAATCGAGAACTTCCGTCAGAACCGCCGTCGCCGCGGTTGATTCATCCGATGCCGCTGTACAG AGAGGGCAGCAGGCAGGGGGAGAAGGTGGGAGCAAGAGTTATCACTTTGTTGTAGCGAATGCGAAGTTTATGCTGGATGAGGAGGAGCATTTCCAAGAGCTGATGTCGGAGCGCCTCCGGCTTTATGGGGAGAGGAACATGGAGCAGGATTTCTGGCTTGTGATTGAGCCTAAATTCTTGGACAAATTCCCTAATATTACTAAGAGGCTCAAGAGGCCTGCTGTTGCTCTTGTTTCCACCAATGGCCCTTGGATCAC GTTCATGAAGTTAAGACTAGACCGAGTTCTGCAAGATAGCTTTGAAACTCACACTCTTGAAGAAGCTCTGGCTTCCAGCCGCATTGATATCGAGTTTGAGAAGCCGGTGAAGTGGACAGCTCCTTATGCCAAGTACAAATATGGGTGGTGGGAGCCGTTCCTaccctccaaaacatcaaaTGTATGA
- the LOC121749513 gene encoding uncharacterized protein LOC121749513 isoform X3, which produces MLASTAVSLGSLGSQLLNSPSHNPTKPFLLPLNKPLLKSPNSITSSSFLKSRTSVRTAVAAVDSSDAAVQAGGEGGSKSYHFVVANAKFMLDEEEHFQELMSERLRLYGERNMEQDFWLVIEPKFLDKFPNITKRLKRPAVALVSTNGPWITFMKLRLDRVLQDSFETHTLEEALASSRIDIEFEKPVKWTAPYAKYKYGWWEPFLPSKTSNV; this is translated from the exons ATGTTAGCTTCCACTGCAGTAAGTCTTGGCTCACTTGGCAGCCAATTGCTCAATTCTCCCTCCCACAATCCAACAAAGCCTTTCCTACTTCCACTGAATAAGCCTTTACTAAAATCTCCCAACTCCATCACCAGCAGCAGTTTCTTGAAATCGAGAACTTCCGTCAGAACCGCCGTCGCCGCGGTTGATTCATCCGATGCCGCTGTACAG GCAGGGGGAGAAGGTGGGAGCAAGAGTTATCACTTTGTTGTAGCGAATGCGAAGTTTATGCTGGATGAGGAGGAGCATTTCCAAGAGCTGATGTCGGAGCGCCTCCGGCTTTATGGGGAGAGGAACATGGAGCAGGATTTCTGGCTTGTGATTGAGCCTAAATTCTTGGACAAATTCCCTAATATTACTAAGAGGCTCAAGAGGCCTGCTGTTGCTCTTGTTTCCACCAATGGCCCTTGGATCAC GTTCATGAAGTTAAGACTAGACCGAGTTCTGCAAGATAGCTTTGAAACTCACACTCTTGAAGAAGCTCTGGCTTCCAGCCGCATTGATATCGAGTTTGAGAAGCCGGTGAAGTGGACAGCTCCTTATGCCAAGTACAAATATGGGTGGTGGGAGCCGTTCCTaccctccaaaacatcaaaTGTATGA
- the LOC121749514 gene encoding uncharacterized protein LOC121749514 isoform X2 yields MLASTAVSLGSLGSQLLNSPSHNPTKPFLLPLNKPLLKSPNSITSSSFLKSRTSVRTAVAAVDSSDAAVQQAGGEGGSKSYHFVVANAKFMLDEEEHFQELMSERLRLYGERNMEQDFWLVIEPKFLDKFPNITKRLKRPAVALVSTNGPWITFMKLRLDRVLQDSFETDTLEEALASSRIDIEFEKPEKWTAPYAKYKYGWWEPFLPSKTLNV; encoded by the exons ATGTTAGCTTCCACTGCAGTAAGTCTTGGCTCACTTGGCAGCCAATTGCTCAATTCTCCCTCCCACAATCCAACAAAGCCTTTCCTACTTCCACTGAATAAGCCTTTACTAAAATCTCCCAACTCCATCACCAGCAGCAGTTTCTTGAAATCGAGAACTTCCGTCAGAACCGCCGTCGCCGCGGTTGATTCATCCGATGCCGCTGTACAG CAGGCAGGGGGAGAAGGTGGGAGCAAGAGTTATCACTTTGTTGTAGCGAATGCGAAGTTTATGCTGGATGAGGAGGAGCATTTCCAAGAACTGATGTCGGAGCGCCTCCGGCTTTATGGGGAGAGGAACATGGAGCAGGATTTCTGGCTTGTGATTGAGCCTAAATTCTTGGACAAATTCCCTAATATTACTAAGAGGCTCAAGAGGCCTGCTGTTGCTCTTGTTTCCACCAATGGCCCTTGGATCAC GTTCATGAAGTTAAGACTAGACCGAGTTCTGCAAGATAGCTTTGAAACTGACACTCTTGAAGAAGCTCTGGCTTCCAGCCGCATTGATATCGAGTTTGAGAAGCCGGAGAAGTGGACAGCTCCTTATGCCAAGTACAAATATGGGTGGTGGGAGCCGTTCCTACCCTCCAAAACATTAAATGTATGA
- the LOC121749514 gene encoding uncharacterized protein LOC121749514 isoform X3, with product MLASTAVSLGSLGSQLLNSPSHNPTKPFLLPLNKPLLKSPNSITSSSFLKSRTSVRTAVAAVDSSDAAVQAGGEGGSKSYHFVVANAKFMLDEEEHFQELMSERLRLYGERNMEQDFWLVIEPKFLDKFPNITKRLKRPAVALVSTNGPWITFMKLRLDRVLQDSFETDTLEEALASSRIDIEFEKPEKWTAPYAKYKYGWWEPFLPSKTLNV from the exons ATGTTAGCTTCCACTGCAGTAAGTCTTGGCTCACTTGGCAGCCAATTGCTCAATTCTCCCTCCCACAATCCAACAAAGCCTTTCCTACTTCCACTGAATAAGCCTTTACTAAAATCTCCCAACTCCATCACCAGCAGCAGTTTCTTGAAATCGAGAACTTCCGTCAGAACCGCCGTCGCCGCGGTTGATTCATCCGATGCCGCTGTACAG GCAGGGGGAGAAGGTGGGAGCAAGAGTTATCACTTTGTTGTAGCGAATGCGAAGTTTATGCTGGATGAGGAGGAGCATTTCCAAGAACTGATGTCGGAGCGCCTCCGGCTTTATGGGGAGAGGAACATGGAGCAGGATTTCTGGCTTGTGATTGAGCCTAAATTCTTGGACAAATTCCCTAATATTACTAAGAGGCTCAAGAGGCCTGCTGTTGCTCTTGTTTCCACCAATGGCCCTTGGATCAC GTTCATGAAGTTAAGACTAGACCGAGTTCTGCAAGATAGCTTTGAAACTGACACTCTTGAAGAAGCTCTGGCTTCCAGCCGCATTGATATCGAGTTTGAGAAGCCGGAGAAGTGGACAGCTCCTTATGCCAAGTACAAATATGGGTGGTGGGAGCCGTTCCTACCCTCCAAAACATTAAATGTATGA
- the LOC121749515 gene encoding reticulon-like protein B4 produces MDQEFEDSSEEKLHNEVESHEQEGLGLHQDQVEGEGQRHEQGLGQVEGKGERHNEQGLDQGFEVQGRGFQGQEQDLGQGFEVQGRGFQCQGKMQGKGHLFGREKPVHIALGGGTPADVILWRNKQMSAALLASSTVIWLLFEWIGYHLIPFICHFLILTLATLFLWSNLSFYVHKSPLNIPEIELPQDLCMTVALLLRDRCNQAISMLWEVVSGKDLQETIFALWVISMIGSWFDFLTIIYITNVLILTMPPLYEKHEDQVDSYALKAKARLKRLYSKLDEKVLQKLPKVPFISDNKQH; encoded by the exons ATGGATCAAGAATTTGAGGACTCATCGGAGGAGAAGCTTCATAATGAAGTGGAAAGCCATGAACAAGAAGGCCTGGGGCTACACCAAGACCAGGTCGAAGGTGAAGGCCAAAGGCACGAGCAAGGCCTAGGCCAAGTCGAAGGCAAAGGCGAAAGGCACAACGAGCAAGGCCTAGATCAAGGGTTTGAAGTCCAAGGCCGAGGGTTCCAAGGCCAAGAGCAAGACCTAGGTCAAGGGTTCGAAGTCCAAGGCCGAGGTTTCCAATGCCAAGGGAAAATGCAGGGCAAAGGTCATCTCTTTGGGCGTGAGAAACCGGTGCACATTGCTCTGGGTGGCGGCACAC CTGCCGATGTCATTTTATGGCGGAACAAGCAGATGTCTGCGGCACTGCTAGCTAGCTCCACTGTAATATGGCTCCTCTTCGAATGGATAGGCTACCATCTCATTCCTTTCATATGCCACTTCCTCATTCTCACTTTGGCCACACTCTTCCTGTGGTCGAACCTCTCCTTCTACGTTCACAA GTCACCCCTCAACATCCCTGAGATCGAGTTGCCACAGGATCTGTGCATGACAGTTGCTCTCCTACTACGTGACAGATGCAACCAAGCTATTAGTATGCTATGGGAGGTGGTTTCTGGGAAGGACTTACAAGAG ACAATCTTCGCACTATGGGTCATCTCTATGATCGGGAGCTGGTTCGACTTCCTGACAATCATCTACATCA CTAATGTGTTGATTCTGACTATGCCCCCATTGTACGAGAAGCATGAGGATCAAGTGGATTCCTACGCTCTAAAGGCAAAAGCTAGACTCAAGAGACTATACAGCAAACTGGATGAAAAGGTTCTTCAAAAGCTACCAAAAGTTCCATTCATCTCAGACAATAAGCAGCACTAA
- the LOC121746751 gene encoding root phototropism protein 2-like, with product MANRFSLAMERTGQWVFSQEISTDIIVEVGEANFCLHKFMLVAKSNHIRKVILDSKETDLTRINLSDIPGGPEIFEKAAKFCYGVNFEITVHNVAALRCAAEYLQMTDKYCDGNLAGRTEDFMSQVALTTLSGALVVLKSCEDLLPMADDLGVVQRCVEIATAKACVEANFPSRSPPNWWTEELTILDITFFERIIASMKARGAKGLTLAGAIITYTERSLRDLVRDHSGNGVRSLDSAESDLRLRQRDILETIVPLLPPEKSAFPINFLCCLLRTAIFLRADGRCKNELEKRVSLILEHVTVDDLLVLSFTYDGERLFDLESVRKIISGFVEREKSVAVFNAGDFKEVCSTAMLRVGKTIDAYLGEIATYADLSISKFNGIANLVPKPARKVDDDLYRAIDIYLKAHPNLDEIEREKVCSVMDPLKLSYEARVHASQNKRLPVQIVLHALYYDQLKLRSGEDDHNTVDAIKTRNQVQADTSLVKENEELRTELLKMKMYIQDIKKGEPTSSKSNAKKTTFFSSMSKTLGKLNPFKHGSKDTLNIEDGMPDLTKPRRRRFSIS from the exons ATGGCTAACAGATTCTCTCTTGCTATGGAAAGAACAGGCCAATG GGTTTTCTCCCAAGAAATCTCAACAGACATCATCGTGGAAGTTGGAGAAGCCAACTTCTGCCTTCACAAG TTCATGCTAGTGGCGAAGAGCAACCACATAAGGAAGGTAATTCTGGATTCGAAAGAAACGGATTTGACGAGAATAAATCTGTCGGACATTCCTGGCGGGCCGGAGATCTTTGAAAAGGCGGCCAAGTTCTGCTACGGCGTCAACTTCGAGATCACGGTGCACAACGTTGCTGCCCTCCGTTGCGCCGCCGAGTATCTGCAGATGACCGACAAGTACTGCGACGGGAATCTCGCCGGACGGACCGAGGATTTTATGTCCCAAGTGGCGCTAACTACCCTCTCCGGCGCCCTCGTCGTCCTCAAGTCGTGCGAGGATCTCCTCCCCATGGCCGACGATCTCGGCGTCGTACAACGCTGCGTCGAGATTGCCACCGCCAAG GCTTGCGTGGAGGCGAATTTCCCAAGCCGTTCTCCGCCGAATTGGTGGACGGAGGAGCTGACAATCTTGGACATAACCTTCTTCGAGAGGATCATCGCATCAATGAAAGCAAGAGGTGCAAAGGGACTAACTCTAGCAGGCGCCATCATAACCTACACCGAGAGATCCCTTCGCGATCTCGTGCGCGATCACTCCGGCAACGGCGTCCGCTCGCTCGACTCTGCAGAATCCGACCTCCGCCTCCGCCAGCGTGACATCCTCGAGACCATCGTGCCCCTCCTGCCGCCGGAGAAATCGGCTTTTCCAATAAACTTCTTGTGCTGTCTGCTTCGGACAGCCATTTTCTTGAGGGCTGACGGCCGGTGCAAGAACGAGCTCGAAAAGAGGGTTTCTCTCATCTTGGAGCATGTCACGGTTGATGATTTGCTGGTTTTGTCTTTCACCTATGATGGTGAGAGGCTGTTTGATCTTGAGAGTGTCAGGAAGATCATATCAGGATTTGTTGAGAGGGAGAAGAGTGTGGCGGTTTTCAATGCTGGGGATTTTAAAGAGGTTTGTTCCACCGCGATGCTCAGAGTTGGGAAGACCATCGATGCTTATCTTGGGGAGATAGCCACCTATGCTGATTTGAGCATCTCCAAGTTCAATGGTATTGCCAATTTGGTGCCCAAGCCTGCCAGGAAGGTCGACGACGATCTTTATCGCGCCATTGATATTTATCTCAAG GCTCACCCGAATCTCGATGAGATTGAGCGAGAGAAGGTGTGCAGTGTGATGGACCCGCTCAAGCTATCATACGAGGCTAGGGTTCACGCCTCTCAGAACAAGCGCCTCCCCGTGCAAATAGTCCTCCACGCCCTCTACTACGATCAGCTCAAGCTCAGAAGTGGAGAGGATGATCACAATACTGTAGACGCCATTAAGACAAGGAACCAAGTGCAAGCCGACACCTCCCTCGTAAAGGAGAACGAAGAGCTGAGGACAGAGTTGTTGAAGATGAAGATGTACATTCAAGATATCAAAAAAGGCGAACCCACATCATCAAAATCTAATGCTAAGAAGACTACATTCTTCTCATCCATGTCCAAGACTTTAGGGAAATTGAATCCCTTCAAGCATGGATCGAAAGATACTTTGAATATTGAAGATGGAATGCCGGATTTGACTAAACCTAGAAGAAGACGATTCTCCATTT